A region from the Mucilaginibacter sp. CSA2-8R genome encodes:
- a CDS encoding RagB/SusD family nutrient uptake outer membrane protein, which translates to MKLYIAILGLSAIALSGCRKILNPEPENLKTIEQAYTDATFAQGILINCYNNIPSYYDNSEQATDDAVTNQLGSAYQQLATGAWTSSNNPVSLWNQSYEAMQYINLFLENSAKVKFAANVEVNTLFNRRFRGEAFGLRALYYYFLLRNHGGVASNGQLMGVPLVTKYQTVADDFNQPRASFDDCVKQVYRDLDSAETYLPVEYNDISAAAQIPAAFQSYTQNVDNYNRVMGTAARQFVNGLIAKAIRARVALLAASPAFAPSAAKWQVAATAASVLIDYRGGVNALPATGGTYYATDVDNQSNGSNPPEIIWRANLSSSDLSNQQEAQNFPPSLFGSGIMNPTQNLVDAFPMANGYPISHPNSAYNTANPYANRDPRFRNYIIYDGSTAGVTNAVIRTGSSSTTADAINKPNATRTGYYMKKRLRMDVNRNPSSLNPKNHYIPRIRFTEMYLAYAEAANEAYGPMGTGSKSYSAYDVIKAIRKRALSPNASFADPYLEECKADQSKMRDLIRNERRLELSFESFRFWDLRRWKVDLTKLNETARGLDVNGSVITPLDNVEVRSFQSYMYYGPIPISEVQKYSQLLQNQGWR; encoded by the coding sequence ATGAAATTATATATAGCAATTTTAGGGTTGTCGGCAATAGCTTTATCAGGCTGCAGAAAGATACTGAATCCCGAGCCTGAAAACTTGAAAACTATAGAGCAAGCCTATACAGACGCAACTTTTGCACAGGGTATTTTAATCAATTGTTACAACAATATTCCGTCCTATTATGATAATTCGGAACAAGCGACGGACGATGCCGTAACCAACCAGTTAGGTTCAGCTTACCAGCAGCTGGCCACCGGTGCCTGGACATCGTCAAACAACCCTGTGTCCCTTTGGAATCAATCTTATGAGGCTATGCAGTACATTAATCTTTTCTTGGAAAACTCGGCAAAAGTGAAATTTGCTGCAAATGTAGAAGTGAATACGCTGTTTAACAGAAGGTTTCGTGGTGAAGCATTTGGTCTGCGCGCGTTATACTATTATTTTTTACTTCGCAATCATGGCGGTGTGGCCAGCAATGGTCAGCTAATGGGCGTGCCTCTTGTTACCAAGTATCAAACCGTTGCCGACGATTTTAACCAGCCAAGGGCCAGCTTTGACGATTGTGTAAAACAAGTATACCGCGATTTAGACAGTGCTGAAACCTATTTGCCGGTTGAGTACAATGATATTAGCGCAGCAGCGCAAATTCCGGCGGCTTTTCAAAGCTATACCCAAAATGTTGATAATTACAACCGGGTGATGGGGACGGCTGCCCGTCAATTTGTTAACGGTTTAATTGCAAAAGCAATCAGAGCCCGCGTTGCTTTACTGGCTGCCAGCCCTGCTTTTGCGCCAAGTGCAGCTAAATGGCAGGTTGCCGCTACCGCTGCATCAGTGCTGATTGATTACCGTGGCGGTGTTAACGCCTTGCCTGCAACCGGCGGTACCTATTATGCAACCGATGTAGATAACCAAAGCAACGGATCAAACCCACCGGAGATAATCTGGAGAGCAAACTTGAGTTCAAGCGATTTATCTAACCAGCAGGAGGCCCAAAATTTTCCGCCATCATTGTTTGGGTCCGGCATTATGAATCCTACGCAAAATTTGGTAGATGCTTTCCCGATGGCAAATGGTTATCCTATAAGTCACCCGAATTCAGCTTACAACACTGCTAACCCTTATGCTAACAGAGACCCAAGATTCAGAAATTACATCATCTATGATGGCAGTACTGCAGGCGTAACTAACGCAGTAATCAGAACCGGAAGCAGCTCTACCACAGCCGATGCTATTAACAAGCCAAACGCTACCCGTACAGGCTACTACATGAAGAAGCGTTTACGCATGGATGTAAATCGCAACCCAAGTTCGCTCAATCCCAAAAATCATTACATACCGCGCATTCGTTTTACCGAAATGTACCTTGCTTATGCGGAGGCCGCGAATGAGGCCTACGGACCAATGGGAACCGGCAGTAAATCGTATTCTGCTTATGATGTCATTAAAGCAATCCGCAAACGAGCTCTAAGCCCGAACGCATCTTTTGCTGACCCCTACTTAGAGGAGTGTAAAGCTGATCAGAGCAAGATGCGTGATTTGATACGAAATGAGCGCCGCTTGGAATTAAGTTTCGAAAGCTTCCGTTTTTGGGATTTACGCCGCTGGAAAGTTGATTTAACTAAACTGAATGAAACTGCCAGAGGACTCGATGTAAACGGCAGTGTAATTACGCCTTTAGACAATGTCGAAGTACGTTCATTTCAAAGCTATATGTACTATGGGCCAATTCCTATTTCCGAAGTGCAAAAGTATAGCCAGTTGTTGCAAAACCAAGGTTGGAGATAA
- a CDS encoding DUF5627 domain-containing protein gives MKLNKIYMSLAIAAGFLTSCKNGDAPFPDFTNSAVYFATQYPVRTVELGEDLNVDNSLDNQRKISIKATMGGVYENKKDVAIDFRVDESLLSNLYYVGGAKINAMPAQYYQLASNKITIPSGSIIGGVEVQLTDAFFADPTAVGRNYVIPLVMTNVNGVDSILKGVPIVANPSRVVAANWATLPKDYVLYSVKFANPWQANYLRRGADQITSATGTVTSAARRTPFVENNEVVSASTLGLKIARLRINIKNATGTNVPVDLDLTFADNGTCTVTGSSANFDIAGTGKFVPNGEKNSLGGKDRSAIYLDYTINAKLLNIKYATKDTLVVRDRGLKAETFDVERR, from the coding sequence ATGAAACTGAATAAAATATATATGAGTCTGGCCATTGCAGCGGGTTTTCTGACCTCTTGCAAAAATGGTGATGCGCCATTTCCCGATTTTACAAACTCAGCCGTATATTTTGCAACGCAATATCCGGTAAGAACTGTAGAACTTGGTGAAGATTTGAACGTAGATAATTCACTGGATAATCAGCGCAAAATATCTATCAAAGCTACCATGGGTGGGGTTTACGAAAATAAAAAGGATGTAGCTATCGATTTTAGAGTTGATGAGTCGCTTTTATCTAACTTATACTACGTTGGTGGTGCTAAAATAAATGCGATGCCTGCGCAGTACTATCAATTAGCTTCTAACAAAATCACCATTCCTTCTGGCAGTATTATCGGAGGCGTAGAAGTACAGTTAACAGATGCATTTTTTGCCGACCCGACTGCCGTTGGCAGAAATTATGTGATCCCATTGGTGATGACTAACGTAAACGGTGTAGACTCAATTCTTAAGGGTGTTCCGATTGTGGCTAATCCATCTCGTGTAGTTGCAGCCAACTGGGCTACTCTGCCGAAAGACTATGTTCTTTACTCTGTTAAATTTGCAAACCCATGGCAGGCCAATTATCTGAGAAGAGGCGCTGATCAAATTACTTCGGCCACCGGTACCGTAACTTCGGCTGCTCGTCGTACGCCATTTGTAGAGAACAACGAGGTGGTAAGTGCGTCAACTTTAGGATTAAAAATAGCCAGGTTGCGTATAAATATCAAGAATGCTACAGGTACTAATGTGCCAGTTGATTTGGATTTAACTTTTGCCGATAATGGCACTTGCACAGTAACCGGTAGCTCTGCTAACTTTGACATTGCTGGCACTGGTAAATTTGTGCCTAACGGTGAGAAAAACAGTTTAGGTGGAAAAGACAGGAGTGCCATTTACCTTGATTATACGATTAACGCTAAGCTTCTGAACATAAAGTATGCTACCAAAGATACATTGGTAGTTCGCGACAGGGGCCTTAAGGCTGAAACCTTTGATGTAGAAAGAAGATAA
- a CDS encoding glycoside hydrolase family 43 protein, with protein MNKKSIYSFCTSLVLGIANLHAQNPIIQTHYSPDPAPMVYKGVVYTYTGDDIPGTDFYYMTKWRVSSSADMVNWTDHGVPISLESFTWARDRAWAAQCIERNGKFYWYICAQTVDNNMAVGVAVSDKPTGPFKDALGKPLISTGNWSNIDPTVYIDDDGQAYLYWGNGSSYYVKLNKDMLSYTGDIVQLPQTEASFGGVRQPRNNSTGANNLGAPPVKDMYVEGPWFYKRNNKYYLMYAGISKGAESLSYSMSDKPIGPWKYQGKIMTDQPTNSFTNHGGIIDFKEKSYLFYHTGLLPGGGSYGRSTAIEEFKYNADGTIPAISMTKTGVEPVATLNPYNRVEAETIAWAEKCKIDQNDKTGVFVTGTRTGGYIKVRNVDFGNTSPNKFSAMIAAGLDGGILEVHADSVKSKAMAVINVPRTGGWQSWKLLSAPIDNSTTGTHDVYLVFKGQNITAGRELFNFDYWKFEK; from the coding sequence ATGAATAAAAAAAGTATTTACTCGTTCTGCACTTCTCTGGTTTTAGGCATTGCAAATCTGCACGCGCAAAACCCCATCATCCAAACCCATTACTCGCCCGACCCGGCACCGATGGTATATAAGGGTGTGGTGTATACTTATACGGGAGATGACATTCCCGGTACGGATTTCTACTACATGACCAAGTGGCGCGTGAGCTCATCAGCTGATATGGTGAACTGGACGGATCACGGCGTGCCTATCTCGCTCGAATCGTTTACCTGGGCGCGCGACAGGGCATGGGCAGCACAATGCATTGAGCGTAACGGTAAATTTTACTGGTACATCTGTGCGCAAACGGTTGATAACAACATGGCTGTAGGCGTGGCCGTATCCGATAAACCTACAGGTCCTTTTAAAGATGCTTTAGGTAAGCCACTGATCAGCACTGGCAATTGGTCGAACATTGACCCTACGGTATATATTGACGACGACGGACAGGCTTATTTATATTGGGGTAATGGCAGTTCGTATTATGTAAAACTGAATAAAGACATGCTGTCTTATACCGGAGATATTGTGCAGTTGCCTCAAACCGAAGCCTCTTTTGGCGGCGTAAGGCAACCTCGAAACAATAGCACTGGCGCTAATAACTTGGGGGCGCCTCCGGTAAAAGATATGTATGTGGAAGGGCCTTGGTTTTACAAACGCAACAATAAGTACTATTTAATGTATGCTGGCATAAGCAAAGGTGCCGAAAGTTTATCTTATTCCATGAGCGATAAGCCAATTGGCCCATGGAAATACCAAGGCAAAATTATGACCGACCAGCCCACCAACAGCTTCACCAATCACGGCGGTATTATTGATTTTAAAGAAAAATCTTACTTATTCTACCACACCGGACTGTTACCCGGCGGGGGCAGCTATGGCCGCTCAACAGCTATTGAAGAATTTAAGTACAATGCTGATGGCACCATACCCGCCATTAGCATGACTAAAACAGGTGTTGAACCGGTAGCAACGCTTAACCCCTATAATAGGGTAGAAGCCGAGACCATTGCTTGGGCCGAAAAATGTAAAATTGACCAGAACGACAAAACCGGAGTATTCGTTACCGGTACCCGTACTGGCGGCTACATCAAAGTGCGTAATGTAGATTTTGGTAACACATCGCCTAATAAGTTTTCGGCCATGATAGCCGCAGGTTTAGACGGCGGTATACTGGAAGTACACGCCGACAGTGTAAAAAGCAAAGCCATGGCTGTAATTAACGTACCGCGCACCGGCGGATGGCAGTCGTGGAAGCTGCTGTCGGCACCGATAGATAATTCCACAACCGGCACGCACGATGTTTACCTGGTATTTAAAGGCCAGAATATCACTGCAGGTCGCGAGCTGTTTAATTTTGATTACTGGAAGTTTGAGAAATAA
- a CDS encoding glycoside hydrolase family 2 TIM barrel-domain containing protein — MHCYNGFTKFKRSIITSLLAVSGFSVCAQTLPWLDETKTEENRMKMHASYTAYASDAEAAKNSWKQSANYQSLNGDWKFFWAEAPAGLPQHFESTSFNDTNWKTFKVPANWEMNGYGFPIYTTSGFEFAYLMPNKTVNPPVVPMQVNNTGVYRREVTIPEQWQGKEVVLHIGAAKSNLTVWVNGKYVGYGEDSKLPSEFNLTPYLTKGKNLIVMRVMRWCDANYLEDQDMWRLSGITRDCYLVARNSSHIYDVELIPDLDSLYKNATLKTKLTLNQKPSAKLTADIEIKDSTRLITANKVSFDTAATASLNIPITAPKLWTGETPNLYDVTIRLHNANGEVIEVIRQKIGFRKCEIKNGQFLVNGKPVIIKGINRHETDPVTGQTITREAMLRDIQLMKKFNINAVRTSHYPNSETWLDLCDQYGIYVVGEANIESHGMGYDITQTMANRPTWVQAHLQRVQRMVERDKNHASIVIWSMGNEAGNGYNFYSCYLWMKQRDPSRPIQYERAVADYRKLTWEWNSDIVDPMYPSPAAMLSYVQNNPQPARPFIMCEYAHAMGNSLGNFTDYWKVIRDNPKHFQGGFIWDFVDQCFQRINSKGDTVYTYGGDYETQEAITDWNYAAKGIFYANRTPYPHAAEMKKVYQDIHTTLTGGNKLEIYNEKFFSDLYNARMNWEVIVNGKKVQSGSVSDVNVMPHQKRTITIPIKTLPAGEAFLNLSYKTNKAQTLVPAGHEIATEQLSLGGLYKNDLAVKPSGALTKTEGGGLITISSPTVTIAFDQKTGFMTRYAVKKQQYIDAGKALHPNFWRAPNDNDFGADLQNKLKAWKNTTAQPVLKKLSSIVENNLAIVKAEYDLPEVLSRLQLEYIINAKGEMLTHQQLIVTDTSKKVEMLPRFGMQWILPAGFNRVEYYGRGPQENYQDRHFGTNLGIYKQTVDAQYFPYVTPQETGNKTDVRWYRVTNGSGKGLQVTSTLPLSISALHYYDSDLDDGAKRHQRHAADLVKRPQTKWNIDYKQMGVGGIDSWRSRPMVQYQLPYKNYEYSFMIKPL, encoded by the coding sequence ATGCATTGTTATAACGGGTTTACTAAATTTAAAAGAAGTATAATTACCTCGCTGCTTGCGGTAAGTGGTTTCTCTGTATGTGCTCAAACACTGCCCTGGCTCGACGAAACCAAGACCGAGGAAAACCGCATGAAAATGCATGCGTCGTATACAGCTTATGCCAGCGATGCCGAGGCGGCTAAAAACAGCTGGAAACAATCAGCTAATTACCAAAGCCTTAACGGCGACTGGAAGTTTTTTTGGGCAGAAGCTCCGGCCGGATTACCCCAGCATTTTGAATCAACATCTTTTAACGATACCAACTGGAAAACGTTTAAAGTACCGGCTAATTGGGAAATGAATGGCTACGGTTTTCCTATCTATACTACCTCAGGCTTTGAGTTTGCCTACCTAATGCCCAATAAGACCGTTAACCCGCCGGTTGTGCCTATGCAGGTAAACAACACTGGCGTCTACCGCCGCGAGGTTACTATCCCGGAGCAATGGCAAGGCAAAGAGGTGGTATTACACATCGGCGCAGCTAAGTCTAACTTAACGGTTTGGGTTAATGGTAAATATGTAGGGTATGGCGAAGATAGTAAGCTACCATCCGAATTTAACCTGACGCCTTACCTTACCAAAGGCAAAAACCTCATCGTGATGCGTGTAATGCGCTGGTGCGATGCCAACTACCTCGAAGACCAGGATATGTGGCGCCTGAGCGGTATAACCCGGGATTGCTACCTGGTGGCCCGCAATAGCTCTCATATTTATGATGTAGAGTTGATACCTGATTTGGACAGCCTGTACAAAAATGCAACGCTTAAAACCAAGCTTACCCTCAATCAAAAACCATCGGCCAAGTTAACGGCCGATATCGAAATTAAAGATAGCACCCGCTTAATTACCGCCAACAAGGTTAGTTTTGACACCGCGGCAACAGCGTCGCTAAACATCCCGATAACTGCGCCTAAATTATGGACCGGCGAAACGCCTAATTTATATGATGTCACCATCAGGCTGCATAATGCCAATGGTGAGGTTATAGAGGTTATCCGCCAAAAAATAGGCTTCCGTAAATGCGAAATTAAAAACGGGCAGTTTTTGGTTAACGGTAAACCGGTAATTATAAAAGGTATAAACCGTCACGAAACAGACCCCGTTACAGGGCAAACCATCACCCGTGAAGCCATGCTGCGCGACATACAATTGATGAAGAAATTTAACATCAATGCCGTGCGTACCAGCCATTACCCCAACAGCGAAACCTGGTTAGATTTATGCGACCAGTACGGTATTTATGTAGTTGGCGAGGCCAATATAGAATCGCACGGTATGGGGTATGATATTACCCAAACTATGGCTAACAGACCAACTTGGGTACAAGCGCATCTGCAGCGTGTGCAGCGTATGGTAGAGCGCGATAAAAATCATGCGTCTATTGTCATCTGGAGTATGGGTAACGAGGCCGGTAATGGTTATAACTTTTACTCATGCTATTTGTGGATGAAACAGCGCGACCCCAGCCGCCCTATCCAGTATGAACGTGCTGTGGCAGATTACCGTAAGTTAACCTGGGAGTGGAACTCTGACATCGTTGACCCGATGTATCCGTCGCCCGCAGCTATGCTTTCTTACGTGCAAAATAACCCCCAACCGGCGCGGCCTTTCATCATGTGTGAGTATGCCCATGCCATGGGTAACTCGCTGGGTAATTTTACCGACTACTGGAAAGTGATACGCGACAACCCTAAGCATTTTCAGGGTGGTTTTATCTGGGATTTTGTTGATCAGTGTTTCCAGCGCATCAACAGCAAAGGCGATACCGTTTATACCTACGGCGGCGATTACGAAACCCAGGAAGCCATTACCGATTGGAACTACGCTGCAAAAGGTATATTTTACGCCAACCGTACCCCTTACCCTCATGCGGCCGAAATGAAAAAGGTTTACCAGGATATTCATACCACCCTAACCGGCGGCAACAAACTTGAAATTTATAACGAAAAGTTCTTTTCTGATTTATATAACGCCAGGATGAATTGGGAGGTAATTGTAAATGGTAAAAAAGTACAGTCGGGTTCGGTAAGTGATGTTAACGTAATGCCGCATCAAAAACGCACTATCACTATACCAATTAAAACTTTGCCTGCCGGCGAAGCTTTTTTGAATTTATCGTACAAAACCAACAAAGCACAAACGCTGGTTCCGGCAGGGCACGAGATTGCCACCGAGCAGCTGAGCTTAGGTGGTTTATATAAAAACGATTTGGCTGTTAAGCCAAGCGGAGCATTAACCAAAACAGAGGGCGGAGGCTTAATCACCATCAGTTCGCCAACAGTAACTATAGCTTTCGACCAAAAGACCGGTTTCATGACACGTTATGCAGTCAAAAAGCAGCAATATATTGATGCCGGTAAAGCATTGCATCCTAACTTCTGGCGTGCCCCTAACGATAACGACTTTGGTGCCGACCTGCAAAACAAGCTCAAAGCCTGGAAAAACACCACCGCTCAACCAGTGCTCAAAAAGCTATCGTCAATTGTAGAAAATAACCTGGCTATCGTAAAGGCAGAGTATGACCTGCCCGAAGTTCTCTCGCGCCTGCAATTGGAATATATCATCAATGCTAAGGGTGAAATGTTAACGCATCAGCAACTCATCGTAACTGATACATCTAAAAAAGTAGAAATGCTGCCACGCTTTGGTATGCAATGGATTTTGCCTGCCGGCTTTAACCGCGTAGAATATTACGGCCGCGGTCCGCAAGAAAATTACCAGGACCGTCACTTCGGTACTAACCTGGGTATTTATAAGCAAACGGTGGATGCACAATATTTTCCGTACGTTACTCCGCAAGAAACCGGTAACAAAACCGACGTACGCTGGTACCGCGTTACCAATGGCTCGGGTAAAGGCTTACAGGTTACCTCAACCTTGCCGTTAAGCATCAGTGCCCTGCATTATTACGATAGTGATTTAGACGACGGCGCCAAAAGGCATCAGCGCCACGCGGCCGATTTGGTTAAGCGCCCGCAAACCAAATGGAATATTGATTACAAGCAGATGGGCGTAGGCGGCATTGATAGCTGGCGTTCAAGGCCGATGGTGCAGTACCAGTTGCCATACAAAAATTATGAATACAGTTTTATGATTAAGCCGCTTTAA